The following are encoded together in the Alphaproteobacteria bacterium genome:
- a CDS encoding cation transporter, with the protein MRRCARRPTWAIRTGNRGAVEVAHGASKKVVYAALIGNALIAVTKFVAAAITGSSAMLSEGIHSLVDTGNQVLMLHGLRRSQFPADAMHPFGYGRELYFWAFVVAILLFAIGAGVSLYEGVLKTLEPHPVEDVFINYIVLAVAAAFEAGAWWIAFKEFRRRKGGRTYWQAIRDSKDPALITVLFEDSAAMLGLVVAAIGIGFADITGNPIFDGLASIAIGIILGLTAMMLSYETKGLLIGESADRSIREGLETILDGQRGIQSINEVLTMHMGPEDILLNLSIDFSDKLTSAEVEAIISELERRIKLAHPEIRRIFIEAQSRAGHRAAQAEPESEQERGQ; encoded by the coding sequence ATGCGGCGTTGTGCGCGGAGGCCGACTTGGGCGATACGAACCGGGAACCGGGGAGCTGTTGAAGTGGCGCATGGGGCGTCGAAAAAAGTGGTCTACGCGGCGCTAATCGGTAATGCGCTGATTGCCGTGACCAAATTTGTTGCCGCCGCGATCACCGGCAGTTCGGCGATGCTGAGCGAGGGTATTCATTCCCTGGTCGACACCGGCAATCAGGTCCTGATGCTTCACGGCCTGCGCCGCTCGCAATTTCCAGCCGATGCGATGCATCCGTTCGGGTATGGGCGCGAGCTCTATTTTTGGGCGTTCGTGGTTGCCATCCTGCTGTTCGCCATCGGTGCCGGGGTGTCGCTCTACGAAGGCGTGTTGAAAACCCTCGAGCCGCACCCCGTAGAGGATGTCTTCATCAACTATATTGTCCTGGCCGTTGCGGCGGCATTCGAAGCGGGCGCCTGGTGGATCGCCTTCAAGGAATTTCGTCGCCGCAAGGGTGGCCGGACCTATTGGCAGGCGATCCGCGACAGCAAGGACCCGGCCCTGATTACGGTGCTGTTCGAGGACAGTGCGGCGATGCTTGGCTTGGTCGTCGCGGCAATTGGAATCGGCTTTGCCGACATCACCGGCAATCCGATTTTCGATGGATTGGCCTCGATCGCGATCGGAATAATACTCGGTCTTACGGCAATGATGCTGTCCTACGAAACCAAAGGTCTCCTGATCGGTGAAAGCGCGGACAGGAGCATCCGCGAGGGTCTCGAAACGATCTTGGACGGTCAGCGGGGCATTCAGTCAATCAACGAAGTGCTGACGATGCATATGGGCCCGGAGGACATCCTGCTCAATCTCAGCATCGATTTTTCCGACAAACTCACGTCCGCCGAGGTCGAGGCGATCATCTCCGAATTGGAGCGGCGCATAAAATTGGCTCATCCCGAAATTCGGCGAATATTTATCGAAGCCCAGAGCCGGGCGGGGCACCGCGCGGCACAGGCCGAACCCGAATCAGAGCAGGAGCGGGGTCAGTAG
- a CDS encoding FAD-binding oxidoreductase, which produces MSETSDFIVIGGGIAGSSAAYELSQHGRVVLLEREDHPGYHSTGRSAATLIEGYGNAIIRGLAAASRSFFESPPPDFAAGPLSRPITMLFIAREDQLGSLDDELNRHGGADTRLSASEAVTVAPILDPDYVAAGLVDSTVLDLDVHAIQQGYLRGLKARGSELKTGTEARAINFVGDTWCVDTGEGSITAPILVNAAGAWADRIAALAGLTPLGLVPKRRTAINIDGPDNTDVSSWAMVVDIDECFYFKPDAGRLLVSPADETPSEPTDAQPEDLDVAIAVDRFETATTMSVKRITHKWAGLRSFFPDKTPVAGESADAPGFFWLAGQGGYGIMTAPAMAQVLATSVMKRDLPRHLAECGVGPNDLSPSRSFDPI; this is translated from the coding sequence ATGTCGGAAACCTCGGATTTCATAGTAATAGGCGGCGGGATCGCGGGATCGTCCGCCGCCTACGAGCTATCACAACATGGCCGTGTCGTTCTGTTGGAACGGGAGGATCATCCCGGCTACCACAGTACCGGCAGGTCGGCGGCAACGCTCATCGAAGGTTACGGCAACGCCATCATTCGCGGATTGGCCGCGGCGAGCCGATCGTTTTTCGAGAGCCCGCCACCGGATTTCGCCGCCGGCCCGCTGAGCCGTCCGATTACGATGCTGTTCATCGCCCGCGAGGACCAACTCGGCAGTCTCGACGACGAACTGAACCGTCACGGGGGCGCGGATACCAGATTAAGCGCAAGTGAAGCGGTTACGGTGGCGCCAATTCTGGACCCCGACTACGTGGCCGCCGGGTTGGTCGATTCGACCGTTCTCGATCTCGATGTCCATGCCATTCAACAGGGATATCTGCGGGGCCTGAAAGCCCGCGGCAGTGAACTGAAGACCGGAACGGAAGCGCGCGCGATCAATTTTGTTGGCGACACGTGGTGCGTGGACACCGGCGAAGGATCCATAACCGCACCCATTCTGGTCAATGCCGCCGGCGCATGGGCCGACCGGATTGCCGCGCTCGCCGGCTTGACGCCACTGGGACTGGTGCCAAAGCGTCGGACCGCGATCAATATCGACGGCCCGGACAACACAGACGTTTCCTCTTGGGCGATGGTCGTGGACATCGACGAATGCTTTTACTTCAAACCGGATGCGGGACGTCTCTTGGTATCTCCGGCCGATGAAACGCCGAGCGAGCCGACCGACGCCCAACCCGAGGACTTGGATGTCGCGATCGCGGTCGACCGCTTTGAAACGGCAACGACGATGTCGGTCAAGCGCATCACGCACAAATGGGCAGGGTTGCGGTCGTTTTTCCCGGACAAGACGCCGGTCGCCGGAGAATCGGCGGACGCGCCGGGATTCTTCTGGCTCGCCGGCCAGGGCGGCTACGGCATCATGACCGCACCGGCGATGGCCCAAGTACTCGCCACCAGCGTCATGAAACGCGACCTTCCTCGGCACCTTGCGGAATGCGGCGTCGGACCGAACGATTTGTCGCCATCGCGCTCATTCGACCCGATCTAG
- a CDS encoding efflux RND transporter permease subunit produces MDLIRLALDRPIAVIAAVLMVVMFGFVSLQTIPIQLTPDVRKPVITIRTVWPGAAPAEIEREITNRQEEFLRGIEGLEEMSSRSQNGRATVTLEFGISTNMDRALLLVANRLDQVSEYPEEADEPSLQTSGSEDTPIAWFIIQRAEPSQLPMFDFGDFVEDVVRDRLERVPGVSSVNVFGGSEREMRVTVDPERMSRYGLTVTDIVTELRRANASVSAGDIDEGKRNYTVRQEGDFETPDHVAAVVLRAQRDETTGRVARVTVGDIANVDFDYKDPVAHIRHRGNPSIAVNTVRETGANVIETMAGIREAIAELNEFALPQAGLKIQQVYDETVYIDSAIDLVTNNIYIGGTLAAIVLLLFLRSWGATLTISLAIPVSVIGSFVAMAALGRSINVISLAGIAFAVGMVVDAAIVVLENIFRLREEGKSRREAAYHGAKQVWGAILVSALTTVMVFIPILVMKLEVGQLFRDIAVAISVSVLLSLVVAITLIPALANRLLGDNISDSSTRLRIPILDDLAHGFVEGVMSITRAVVASRPLAYAVVVAICGIAAISTWLLLPKLDYLPEGNRNLTFGVMLPPPGYNLDTMTEIAEGIEGEIRPLWEADSPVAEEKGLPRVDNFFFVAFRGQTFMGASAADPARANELIPLIQQEMFKEPGTFGFVRQLSLFGRGIGGGRTIDFNITGPDLERVIGVALNATEMISSLLPLDQGHQLRPIPGLELGAPEVRIYPDRVRLSEIGVSAAELGSTIDAFNDGLRVAEITVDGKRLDLMLAGPHQRVTETQGISSLPVVTRGGLILPVSSVADVVVTSGPTEIRHLERGRTITLQVAPSPDMPLEAAMNVLRDEVIAPISEQGLPPGVKITLSGTADKLTETWDHMVVDLVLAVLIVYLVMAVLFESFIYPMIILLSVPLATAGGVGGLAIVNFIQFQPLDMLTLLGFVILIGIVVNNAILLVHQTLHHIRHDGMDGKQSILAATQNRIRPIFMSTLTSVFGMLPLVVVPGAGSELYRGLGSVVIGGLALSALLTLLIIPPLLSLVVPIAERQILRHKAPAPYAAE; encoded by the coding sequence ATGGACCTGATCCGCCTGGCGCTTGACCGCCCCATCGCCGTCATAGCGGCCGTGTTGATGGTCGTCATGTTCGGTTTCGTCTCGCTGCAGACGATCCCTATCCAACTGACGCCTGACGTCCGCAAGCCGGTCATTACCATTCGCACGGTGTGGCCCGGCGCGGCGCCGGCCGAGATAGAACGCGAGATCACGAACCGCCAAGAAGAGTTCCTGCGCGGGATCGAGGGGCTCGAGGAAATGTCGTCGAGGTCGCAGAACGGCCGGGCGACGGTGACCTTGGAGTTCGGCATTTCCACCAATATGGACAGGGCGCTGCTTCTGGTGGCGAACCGCCTGGACCAGGTCTCGGAATACCCCGAAGAGGCAGACGAGCCTTCGCTTCAGACCTCCGGCAGCGAGGATACGCCAATCGCCTGGTTTATCATCCAGCGCGCCGAACCCAGCCAGCTGCCGATGTTCGATTTCGGCGATTTCGTCGAGGACGTGGTGCGCGACCGTCTCGAGCGCGTTCCCGGCGTTTCGAGCGTGAACGTCTTCGGCGGCAGCGAACGCGAGATGCGGGTGACCGTCGATCCGGAGAGGATGTCGCGCTATGGGCTGACGGTTACCGACATCGTTACGGAATTGCGCCGCGCCAATGCGTCGGTATCGGCCGGAGACATCGACGAAGGGAAACGCAATTATACGGTGCGCCAGGAAGGCGACTTCGAGACCCCCGATCACGTGGCTGCCGTCGTTCTTCGCGCCCAACGCGACGAAACAACGGGACGGGTGGCCAGAGTCACGGTCGGAGATATCGCGAATGTGGACTTCGATTACAAGGACCCCGTGGCCCATATCCGCCATCGGGGGAACCCGTCGATCGCCGTCAATACGGTGCGCGAGACCGGCGCGAACGTGATCGAGACGATGGCCGGCATCCGCGAAGCGATCGCGGAGCTCAATGAATTTGCACTGCCGCAAGCAGGACTGAAGATCCAGCAGGTCTACGACGAAACTGTCTATATCGATTCGGCGATCGACCTTGTCACCAACAACATCTATATCGGCGGCACATTGGCCGCCATCGTGTTGTTGCTGTTCCTGAGGTCGTGGGGCGCGACATTGACGATATCGTTGGCGATCCCGGTTTCCGTCATTGGCTCGTTCGTCGCGATGGCCGCGCTCGGGCGCTCGATCAATGTCATATCCTTGGCCGGGATCGCCTTCGCGGTCGGCATGGTGGTCGACGCCGCGATCGTCGTACTCGAAAACATCTTTCGCCTGCGGGAGGAAGGGAAATCCCGCAGGGAAGCCGCCTATCATGGGGCCAAGCAGGTCTGGGGAGCCATTCTGGTTTCGGCCCTGACGACGGTGATGGTCTTCATCCCGATTCTGGTCATGAAGTTGGAAGTCGGCCAACTGTTCCGTGACATCGCGGTGGCCATTTCGGTCTCGGTTCTGTTGTCGCTCGTTGTCGCCATTACGCTGATCCCGGCGCTCGCCAATCGACTGTTGGGCGACAATATCTCGGACTCGTCGACCCGCCTACGCATTCCAATTCTTGATGACCTGGCCCATGGCTTTGTCGAAGGCGTCATGAGTATAACGCGGGCCGTCGTTGCCAGCCGGCCGCTTGCCTATGCCGTCGTCGTGGCCATCTGCGGCATCGCCGCAATTTCGACGTGGCTGCTGCTACCGAAACTCGATTACCTGCCGGAAGGCAATCGAAACCTAACGTTCGGTGTGATGCTCCCGCCGCCCGGGTACAATCTGGATACCATGACGGAGATCGCCGAAGGCATCGAGGGCGAAATCCGGCCGTTGTGGGAGGCCGATTCTCCGGTCGCCGAGGAAAAGGGGCTGCCTCGGGTCGACAACTTCTTCTTCGTTGCATTCCGCGGTCAAACATTCATGGGGGCCAGTGCGGCCGATCCGGCGCGGGCCAATGAACTGATTCCGCTCATCCAACAAGAGATGTTCAAGGAACCCGGCACCTTCGGGTTTGTCCGCCAATTGTCGCTGTTCGGCCGGGGGATTGGCGGCGGGCGTACCATCGATTTCAACATCACGGGGCCGGATCTGGAGCGGGTAATCGGTGTGGCGTTAAACGCGACCGAAATGATTTCGAGCTTGCTGCCGCTCGATCAAGGCCATCAGCTCCGCCCCATCCCCGGCCTCGAACTGGGCGCTCCGGAGGTCCGTATCTATCCCGATCGGGTCCGTCTCTCCGAAATCGGCGTCAGCGCCGCGGAACTGGGCAGCACCATCGATGCCTTCAACGACGGACTTCGCGTCGCGGAGATTACCGTAGACGGCAAGCGCCTGGACCTGATGCTTGCCGGCCCCCACCAGCGGGTTACTGAAACCCAGGGTATCAGCAGTCTCCCGGTCGTTACCCGTGGCGGCCTCATTTTACCGGTGAGTTCGGTGGCCGACGTGGTGGTGACATCGGGACCGACCGAGATCCGCCATCTCGAGCGGGGCCGAACGATCACCCTGCAGGTCGCGCCATCCCCTGACATGCCGCTGGAGGCGGCGATGAATGTGTTGCGCGACGAGGTCATCGCGCCGATTTCCGAGCAAGGCTTGCCGCCGGGCGTCAAGATCACGCTTTCCGGGACGGCCGACAAGCTGACAGAGACCTGGGACCATATGGTGGTCGATCTCGTCCTCGCCGTTTTGATCGTGTATCTAGTCATGGCCGTCTTGTTCGAGAGCTTCATCTACCCAATGATCATTTTGCTTTCCGTGCCCTTGGCCACCGCCGGTGGCGTCGGCGGGTTGGCGATCGTCAATTTCATTCAATTTCAGCCTTTGGACATGCTGACCTTGCTCGGTTTCGTGATTCTGATTGGCATCGTCGTGAATAATGCGATTCTGTTGGTGCATCAAACCCTCCATCACATCCGCCATGACGGGATGGACGGCAAGCAATCGATCCTCGCCGCCACGCAAAACCGGATTCGCCCGATCTTCATGTCGACATTGACGAGCGTATTCGGAATGTTGCCGCTGGTCGTCGTGCCCGGAGCGGGATCGGAGCTCTATCGCGGCCTCGGATCGGTCGTCATCGGCGGTCTTGCCCTTTCCGCTCTGCTGACTTTGCTCATCATTCCGCCGCTGCTCTCGCTGGTGGTACCAATCGCCGAGCGGCAGATTCTCCGGCACAAAGCCCCAGCGCCTTATGCGGCGGAGTGA
- a CDS encoding flavodoxin/nitric oxide synthase — protein MADILIIVGTESGNSQMVADLLEEELPAIGHTVEILDSADCADAGFGDREYVLICCSTHGDGELPDNIIPLAESLEKQAPDLGHIRYGVIALGDQTYHDTFCQGGRTMDSLFAKLGASRVGDRLEIDACVQPLPDEDALDWAKEWVTLL, from the coding sequence ATGGCGGATATCCTGATCATTGTCGGTACCGAGTCGGGCAACAGCCAGATGGTAGCCGATTTGCTCGAGGAAGAGTTGCCCGCGATCGGCCATACGGTTGAGATACTCGATAGTGCCGATTGCGCCGATGCGGGCTTTGGCGACCGCGAGTATGTCCTGATATGTTGCTCGACCCACGGCGACGGCGAGCTGCCGGATAACATCATACCGCTGGCGGAGAGCCTGGAAAAGCAGGCGCCGGATCTGGGCCATATCCGCTATGGGGTCATCGCGCTTGGCGATCAAACCTATCACGACACATTTTGCCAAGGCGGCCGGACCATGGATTCCCTGTTCGCGAAGCTTGGCGCCAGCCGCGTCGGCGATCGCTTGGAAATCGATGCGTGCGTGCAACCCTTGCCCGACGAGGACGCGCTCGACTGGGCGAAGGAATGGGTGACGCTGTTATAG
- a CDS encoding 3-hydroxyacyl-CoA dehydrogenase, whose product MGSGIAQVAATAGHKVCLYDAVPGAAQKGKEGIARSLNRLVEKGRIDEQTSAVMLARISAVEDLASCRSSSLIIEAIVEDLAAKRDLFGQIEGLCADDAILATNTSSLSITAIGADLHRPHRLVGMHFFNPAPVMALVEIVSGLATGRDIADTAYATAEDWAKIPVHAKSTPGFIVNRVARPFYAEGLRVYAEGGTDPATIDSVMRGSGGFRMGPFELMDLIGNDINAAVTRSVWQAFHCDPRYTPSLAQEELVAAGRYGRKSGAGWHAYGADAPAPSAVTAAPAPAPNQVLVEGHLGPAESLVTELERAGIPHARTDSNEVDSAGALVLDDTVLRLTDGRPATELAAELDEGHKLVLFDLAFDYARADRIAVAAADQTDPGAVAAAAGLFQALDKDVSVIDDIPGMIVARTVAMLANEAAEAAYQGVANPAAIDLAMVKGLNYPRGPLDWADRVGIEWICGLLSNLATVYGEDRYRVSPMIRRKTWSRKGFHDDG is encoded by the coding sequence ATGGGCAGTGGCATCGCCCAGGTCGCCGCGACGGCGGGACACAAGGTCTGCCTATATGACGCCGTTCCAGGCGCGGCACAGAAGGGCAAGGAGGGAATTGCCCGGTCCCTCAATCGACTGGTCGAAAAGGGACGAATCGACGAACAAACCAGTGCCGTCATGCTGGCGCGAATCAGCGCGGTCGAGGACCTGGCGTCGTGCCGATCGAGTTCTTTGATCATCGAAGCGATCGTTGAGGATTTGGCCGCCAAGCGCGACTTGTTCGGCCAGATCGAGGGGCTTTGCGCGGATGATGCCATCCTGGCCACCAACACCTCTTCGTTGTCGATTACCGCCATCGGCGCCGACCTGCACCGTCCGCATCGCTTGGTCGGCATGCACTTTTTCAATCCTGCGCCGGTGATGGCGCTGGTCGAGATCGTAAGCGGGCTAGCGACGGGACGGGACATTGCCGATACGGCGTACGCAACGGCCGAGGATTGGGCAAAGATTCCGGTCCACGCGAAATCGACGCCCGGATTCATCGTCAATCGCGTCGCGCGGCCGTTCTATGCCGAAGGACTGCGCGTCTATGCCGAAGGCGGCACCGATCCGGCGACCATAGATTCGGTCATGCGCGGCTCCGGAGGATTTCGCATGGGACCGTTCGAACTCATGGATCTCATCGGCAATGACATCAACGCGGCGGTCACTCGATCGGTGTGGCAGGCCTTTCATTGCGACCCTCGTTACACGCCTTCCCTGGCCCAGGAGGAGCTCGTTGCCGCAGGGCGGTACGGGCGCAAATCCGGTGCCGGCTGGCATGCCTACGGCGCCGATGCGCCGGCCCCCAGCGCTGTCACCGCGGCGCCGGCGCCGGCGCCAAATCAAGTCCTTGTCGAAGGTCATCTGGGACCCGCGGAATCACTGGTGACGGAACTCGAGAGGGCGGGAATCCCTCATGCCCGAACCGACAGCAACGAAGTCGATTCGGCCGGCGCACTCGTCCTCGACGACACCGTACTGAGATTGACCGACGGCAGGCCGGCGACGGAGCTCGCGGCGGAATTGGATGAGGGCCATAAATTGGTCCTCTTCGATTTGGCATTCGACTATGCGCGCGCCGATCGCATCGCGGTGGCGGCCGCGGACCAAACCGATCCCGGCGCCGTCGCGGCGGCGGCCGGTCTATTCCAGGCACTGGACAAGGACGTATCGGTGATCGACGATATTCCGGGCATGATCGTTGCGCGCACCGTCGCGATGCTGGCCAACGAGGCAGCGGAAGCGGCCTACCAGGGTGTCGCCAACCCCGCGGCCATAGACTTGGCGATGGTGAAGGGGCTCAACTACCCGCGCGGGCCGCTCGATTGGGCCGACCGCGTCGGCATCGAATGGATATGCGGGCTTTTATCGAACCTTGCCACGGTTTATGGCGAAGATCGTTACAGGGTATCGCCGATGATTCGGCGTAAGACCTGGTCTAGGAAGGGATTTCATGACGACGGCTGA
- a CDS encoding phenylacetic acid catabolic: MHERDAALVKRIADGAVIAAPEDVSPGYRAEIMRLMVVLVDSELAGAAGFAEQINHAPGMRERVTAARIVAEKFAHAEIVLELLRPFGVNPELYVKSHAWNARINRAVDLGMRRSGGDKRLNVFHYPLEGWIDAIAMNMLMGSASSIQLAELLDCSYKPLADAMAEIVGREAEHASLGEIGLVQAIDRDANTTPAQGSVDYWYRRVAHTFGRTDSDRFELYRDFGLRRHSNSEMLDAWKDDVAPRLVKLGLEVPAAVQ, encoded by the coding sequence ATGCACGAGCGCGACGCTGCACTTGTTAAGCGGATTGCCGACGGCGCGGTAATCGCGGCGCCCGAAGATGTGAGTCCGGGCTACCGGGCCGAGATCATGCGGCTCATGGTCGTATTGGTCGATTCGGAACTCGCCGGCGCCGCGGGTTTCGCCGAACAAATAAATCACGCGCCAGGGATGAGAGAACGCGTGACGGCGGCCCGGATCGTGGCGGAGAAATTCGCCCATGCGGAGATCGTTCTGGAATTGCTCCGGCCGTTTGGCGTCAATCCCGAGCTCTACGTCAAATCCCACGCCTGGAACGCCCGCATCAACCGTGCCGTGGACCTTGGTATGCGCCGGTCGGGCGGCGACAAACGGCTGAACGTCTTTCACTACCCGCTTGAGGGATGGATTGACGCGATTGCCATGAACATGTTGATGGGAAGCGCCAGTTCCATCCAGTTGGCCGAACTCCTCGATTGCAGCTACAAGCCGTTGGCCGATGCCATGGCCGAGATCGTAGGCCGAGAGGCGGAACATGCGAGTCTGGGCGAGATCGGTCTCGTGCAGGCCATCGATCGAGACGCCAACACGACGCCGGCACAGGGTTCGGTCGACTATTGGTATCGGCGCGTGGCGCACACTTTCGGCCGCACCGATTCGGACCGCTTCGAGCTCTACCGCGATTTCGGGCTGCGGCGGCATTCCAATTCGGAAATGCTGGACGCGTGGAAAGATGACGTGGCGCCGCGTCTTGTTAAACTTGGGCTCGAAGTGCCGGCGGCTGTACAATGA
- the paaN gene encoding phenylacetic acid degradation protein PaaN, translating into MPDDLFLKHEKTLDAAVTAIHARDYWSAYPESPSPRVYGEDAAAAGEAAFEARLGRRFEIDQPGIAEWVGDELSPYGPSLGVTYPQCDPDVLLPVMQSAMVSWRKAGIDARVGICLEMLDRINKRSFEIANAIMHTTGQGFVMSFQAGGPHAQDRGLEAIAYAYEEMKGIPETARWEKPQGKHDPIRLQKTYRIMPRGVALTVGVSTFPTWNGYPGIFASLATGNAVLIKPHPTTILPLAITAEICRDVLSEQGLDPNLVALSCDTGEQPSTKQWALRREIKIIDYTGGTGFGTWLEQNAHQAVVFTEKAGVNTVVIDGTDNFKGMCGNLAFSLSLYSGQMCTSPQDIFVPREGIETDEGPKSFDEVAAGISNAVDGLLSDPGRAAEVLGAIQNPVTADRIDEARKIGKIVRDSAPLAHAKYPDARIRSPLVLKVDGDERDTFSRELFGPIAFIVATDNTDQSIAIASDLTRSMGAITAALYSTRAAVIEKAEEAMAEAGVALSSNLIGNIFVNQSSAFSDFHATGANPAANAALTDAAFVASRFRVVQSRIPVAA; encoded by the coding sequence ATGCCTGACGATCTGTTCTTGAAACACGAGAAGACACTCGACGCCGCCGTCACGGCGATTCATGCGCGCGACTATTGGTCGGCCTACCCGGAATCGCCGAGCCCTCGCGTCTATGGCGAGGATGCCGCGGCCGCCGGAGAGGCGGCGTTCGAGGCCCGACTGGGGCGGCGTTTCGAAATCGACCAGCCGGGCATCGCCGAATGGGTCGGCGACGAGCTCTCTCCCTATGGGCCGTCTCTCGGCGTTACCTATCCGCAGTGCGACCCGGATGTCCTGCTTCCGGTGATGCAGTCGGCGATGGTGTCGTGGCGGAAGGCGGGCATCGATGCACGGGTTGGTATCTGTTTGGAGATGCTCGATCGCATCAACAAGCGCAGCTTCGAAATTGCCAATGCCATCATGCATACCACCGGCCAAGGTTTCGTCATGTCGTTTCAGGCCGGCGGTCCCCACGCACAGGATCGGGGGCTGGAGGCGATAGCCTATGCCTACGAGGAGATGAAGGGAATTCCAGAGACGGCGCGGTGGGAAAAGCCGCAAGGCAAGCACGATCCGATTCGCTTGCAAAAGACGTATCGGATCATGCCGCGGGGCGTGGCGCTAACCGTCGGCGTTTCGACATTTCCGACCTGGAATGGCTACCCGGGCATCTTTGCCAGTCTGGCCACCGGAAACGCCGTCCTGATCAAGCCGCACCCGACAACCATCCTGCCCCTTGCGATCACCGCGGAAATCTGCCGCGACGTGCTTTCGGAACAGGGCTTGGATCCGAATTTGGTCGCTCTTTCCTGCGATACCGGCGAGCAGCCATCGACCAAGCAATGGGCGCTCCGGCGGGAGATCAAGATCATCGATTATACCGGCGGGACGGGGTTCGGAACCTGGCTGGAACAGAATGCGCATCAGGCGGTCGTGTTCACGGAAAAAGCCGGGGTGAACACCGTCGTCATCGACGGAACCGACAATTTCAAGGGCATGTGCGGAAATCTGGCGTTTTCGCTGAGCCTCTATTCGGGTCAAATGTGCACCTCTCCGCAGGACATATTCGTGCCACGCGAAGGCATAGAAACCGATGAGGGGCCGAAATCGTTCGATGAGGTGGCAGCGGGAATTTCGAATGCGGTCGATGGATTACTGTCAGATCCAGGCCGAGCCGCCGAAGTCTTGGGCGCGATACAGAATCCGGTCACGGCCGACCGCATCGACGAAGCACGGAAAATCGGCAAAATCGTCCGCGACTCGGCACCCTTGGCGCACGCAAAATATCCCGATGCGCGGATACGGTCGCCGCTCGTGCTCAAGGTCGATGGCGATGAAAGGGACACATTTTCGCGCGAGCTGTTTGGGCCCATCGCGTTCATAGTCGCGACCGACAATACGGATCAAAGCATCGCGATCGCATCGGACCTGACGCGCTCCATGGGGGCAATTACGGCGGCGCTCTATTCGACCCGCGCCGCGGTTATCGAAAAAGCCGAAGAGGCGATGGCGGAGGCGGGTGTAGCCTTATCGAGCAATCTCATCGGCAACATATTCGTCAATCAATCCTCAGCCTTCAGCGACTTCCACGCGACCGGCGCCAATCCGGCCGCCAACGCGGCGCTTACCGACGCCGCCTTCGTTGCATCCCGCTTTCGGGTGGTTCAAAGTCGAATCCCAGTCGCGGCTTAA
- a CDS encoding 2-(1,2-epoxy-1,2-dihydrophenyl)acetyl-CoA isomerase produces the protein MSFNTIAYETNEGVAVITLNRPDRLNSFTTEMHGELSAALEMVDSDGAIRALLLTGAGRAFCAGQDLSDRAVAPGGEPRDLGETLDTMYNPLIRTLRGLEMPVVAAVNGVAAGAGANLALAADIVLAAKSANFIQAFCKIGLVPDSGGSYILPRLVGRARAMGLAMLGEMLSAERAVEIGLIWKWTEDQDLMTEAMSLAVHLASQPTKGLALIKRAINASFDNDLNTQLDLERDFQRIAGHTADYQEGVAAFLEKRAPNFQGK, from the coding sequence ATGAGCTTCAACACCATCGCCTACGAGACGAACGAAGGGGTCGCGGTCATAACGCTGAACCGGCCGGACAGGCTGAATTCGTTCACCACCGAAATGCACGGAGAATTGAGTGCGGCGTTGGAAATGGTCGACTCGGATGGTGCCATACGTGCCCTGTTGTTGACCGGCGCGGGTCGGGCATTTTGTGCCGGACAGGACCTCTCCGATCGCGCCGTCGCGCCGGGTGGCGAGCCGCGCGATCTCGGCGAAACCCTGGACACAATGTACAACCCCTTGATCCGGACGCTCCGCGGTCTCGAGATGCCGGTCGTCGCGGCGGTCAACGGCGTCGCGGCCGGCGCCGGGGCAAATCTTGCGCTGGCCGCGGATATCGTGCTGGCGGCGAAATCGGCGAATTTCATTCAGGCCTTTTGCAAGATCGGCTTGGTTCCCGATTCCGGAGGCTCGTATATCCTGCCCCGGCTGGTTGGGCGGGCGCGGGCGATGGGGTTGGCGATGTTGGGGGAAATGCTTTCCGCCGAGCGGGCCGTGGAAATCGGCCTGATCTGGAAGTGGACGGAAGATCAGGATCTCATGACCGAAGCAATGAGTTTGGCGGTGCATTTGGCTTCGCAGCCAACCAAGGGCTTGGCCTTGATCAAGCGCGCCATCAACGCATCTTTCGACAACGACCTGAACACTCAACTCGATCTCGAACGTGACTTTCAACGCATCGCCGGCCATACCGCCGACTATCAGGAAGGCGTGGCGGCGTTCCTGGAGAAGCGGGCGCCCAACTTCCAGGGCAAATAG
- a CDS encoding sulfurtransferase TusA family protein yields MSQEPTKTLDAKGLLCPLPVLKARRAMKELAPGDVLRVLATDPGAVQDFAEFCKTTGDSLLQSSADGEVYEFLIRKAG; encoded by the coding sequence ATGAGCCAAGAACCGACCAAGACACTGGATGCCAAAGGTCTGCTTTGCCCGCTGCCGGTGCTGAAAGCGCGCCGAGCCATGAAGGAACTTGCGCCGGGAGATGTCCTTAGGGTGCTTGCCACGGATCCGGGAGCGGTTCAGGACTTCGCCGAGTTTTGCAAGACGACCGGCGATTCGTTGCTGCAATCGAGCGCCGACGGGGAGGTCTACGAATTCCTCATTCGCAAGGCCGGATAG